A genomic window from Algoriphagus sp. Y33 includes:
- a CDS encoding M14 family zinc carboxypeptidase, which translates to MKKSLLSLLLSFFTLYTYAQVDLSYYLPTGYTYDESIPTPKEVLGYEVGEWHVSHDQLVMYMKAVADASDRVTFEEIGRTYEKRPQVMLTITSPANLAKIDQIKDERKKLRDAGATVDIEKMPIVMFMGYSVHGNEPSGANAALLAAYHFAAAREIEGDLDNMVLLLDPAINPDGLNRFASWVNSHKSYNMNGDPNNVEFSEAWPRGRTNHYWFDLNRDWLPVQHPESRNRVRIFQEWLPNIHLDFHEMGTNSTFFFQPGVPARMHPLTPEKNFELTEKIGTYHAKAFDKIGSLYFNQESYDDYYYGKGSTYPDVQGSIGILFEQASSRGHLQESVNGMLSFPFTIRNQFTANLSSFQAAKEMRQELNQFMKGFYNDIQNEVDADPNKAYIFGSIGDDARSYHLADLILQHDIQVFSLNDDITVNGADFKKENSFIVPADQPQYRLIKAMFETRNTFTDSLFYDISAWTYPMAFNLDYMALNSQILNLASVNEITKSSIALAPGEVLGDVGAYQYAMEWTDYYAPKAAYKLMNAGFQVRVATGEFTTEDAKSFGRGTLLIGKGDSGLDDQAFYDKLSEIAAESTVDIYGLTSGYTGGLNIGSPNIVPLDKPEIALLVEGGINSYEAGEIWHLLDQRYEMPITLLSMDRIGGNTLERYNVILMPDGRYSSLGKSGAATLKSWVTRGGTLLAKGGAIQFLAENEVGDFKFREAAAPEAGLQKSYADYDNARGAKVTGGAIFNAKLDLTHPIGYGYLNSAIHTFRNDNLFLEPSENPYANPLVYTDKPLASGYVHPSNLPGIQNGSVIQISGVGRGRVVAFADNMNFRAFWFGTNKLYMNAIFFGQVIQSGTTR; encoded by the coding sequence ATGAAAAAAAGCCTGCTTTCGCTGCTTTTGTCCTTTTTTACGCTGTATACGTATGCGCAGGTCGACTTGAGCTACTATTTACCAACTGGATATACCTATGACGAATCTATCCCTACACCAAAGGAAGTGCTGGGATATGAAGTGGGAGAATGGCATGTGAGCCACGATCAGCTCGTGATGTATATGAAGGCTGTAGCTGATGCATCAGACCGGGTGACTTTCGAAGAGATCGGAAGAACCTATGAGAAAAGACCTCAGGTGATGTTGACCATTACTTCTCCTGCCAATCTTGCGAAGATTGACCAGATTAAGGATGAACGTAAAAAACTTCGTGATGCTGGAGCCACAGTGGATATTGAAAAAATGCCAATAGTAATGTTTATGGGATATTCGGTACACGGGAATGAGCCTAGTGGAGCCAATGCTGCTCTTTTGGCGGCTTATCATTTTGCTGCCGCAAGGGAAATAGAAGGTGATTTGGACAACATGGTTTTGCTATTGGATCCTGCTATTAATCCCGATGGACTCAACCGCTTTGCGTCTTGGGTGAATTCGCATAAGTCATATAACATGAATGGTGATCCAAATAATGTGGAGTTTAGCGAAGCATGGCCAAGAGGTAGGACGAACCATTACTGGTTTGACTTAAATCGGGACTGGCTACCTGTTCAGCATCCGGAATCCAGAAACCGTGTTCGGATTTTTCAGGAATGGCTTCCTAATATCCATCTGGATTTTCATGAAATGGGAACAAACAGTACCTTCTTTTTCCAGCCTGGCGTACCTGCAAGAATGCATCCCCTTACTCCTGAGAAAAATTTTGAGTTGACCGAGAAGATTGGAACCTATCATGCGAAGGCCTTTGATAAGATAGGCTCTCTGTATTTTAATCAGGAGAGTTATGATGATTATTATTATGGAAAGGGATCAACTTATCCTGATGTCCAGGGGTCGATTGGGATTTTGTTTGAGCAAGCCAGCTCTAGAGGACATTTGCAAGAAAGCGTGAATGGTATGTTGAGCTTTCCTTTTACCATCAGAAATCAATTCACAGCTAATCTTTCATCTTTTCAGGCGGCCAAGGAAATGCGCCAAGAATTGAATCAATTCATGAAGGGTTTCTACAATGACATTCAAAATGAAGTTGACGCCGACCCAAACAAAGCATATATTTTTGGAAGTATAGGAGACGATGCCAGAAGTTATCATTTAGCAGATTTGATTCTGCAGCACGACATACAAGTCTTTAGTCTGAATGATGATATCACTGTAAACGGCGCAGACTTTAAGAAAGAGAATTCTTTTATTGTCCCGGCAGATCAGCCTCAGTACAGATTGATCAAGGCAATGTTTGAGACAAGAAATACATTCACCGATAGCTTGTTTTACGATATATCTGCATGGACGTATCCTATGGCTTTCAACTTGGATTACATGGCACTGAACAGTCAGATTCTAAATCTGGCAAGTGTAAATGAAATCACAAAAAGTTCTATTGCGTTGGCTCCGGGAGAGGTTTTGGGCGATGTGGGTGCATATCAATACGCTATGGAGTGGACGGACTATTATGCTCCTAAGGCCGCCTACAAATTGATGAATGCAGGTTTTCAGGTTAGAGTCGCAACTGGAGAATTTACAACTGAAGATGCCAAGAGTTTTGGAAGAGGCACTTTATTGATTGGTAAAGGAGACAGTGGACTGGATGATCAGGCTTTTTATGATAAGCTGTCTGAAATAGCGGCGGAATCTACTGTGGATATCTACGGGCTGACTTCAGGATATACCGGAGGTCTGAATATAGGTTCACCGAATATAGTGCCTTTGGATAAACCGGAAATCGCTTTGCTCGTAGAAGGGGGAATAAATAGCTATGAGGCAGGTGAGATCTGGCATTTGTTGGATCAGCGCTATGAAATGCCGATCACCTTATTGTCCATGGATAGAATAGGCGGCAATACGCTGGAGAGATACAATGTTATTCTAATGCCTGATGGAAGATACAGTAGTTTAGGAAAGAGTGGAGCAGCTACACTCAAGTCTTGGGTTACCCGTGGAGGAACGCTGCTGGCAAAAGGAGGAGCTATTCAATTTCTTGCCGAGAATGAAGTTGGAGATTTTAAGTTTAGAGAAGCAGCTGCCCCTGAAGCGGGATTGCAGAAAAGCTATGCAGACTATGACAATGCAAGAGGTGCAAAAGTGACGGGAGGCGCGATTTTCAATGCGAAGCTGGATCTGACTCATCCGATTGGCTATGGCTATCTCAATTCAGCTATCCACACATTCAGGAATGACAACTTATTTTTGGAGCCTTCAGAAAATCCGTATGCAAATCCGCTGGTTTATACAGATAAGCCTTTGGCTTCAGGATACGTTCACCCTTCAAATCTCCCGGGAATCCAGAATGGATCTGTGATTCAGATTTCGGGTGTGGGAAGAGGACGTGTTGTCGCTTTTGCGGATAATATGAATTTTCGGGCATTTTGGTTTGGGACAAATAAACTTTACATGAACGCAATTTTCTTTGGGCAAGTCATCCAAAGTGGTACAACGAGATAA
- a CDS encoding amidohydrolase family protein, protein MKTSTRFLISSFFSLICCAAMAQDMSFEEYNPPSTLKVPEHPVQRAKFPFVDIHSHQGGINEQRIGELIAEMDELNMGVMVNLSGRGFGRGDSNAQQEYIKGMLKEFNAYAPGRFMVFTNLNFAGFGDENWTRIAVKELEEDVAAGASGLKIYKSLGLNVTDIEGKRVPVNHPDLDAVWDKAGELGIPVIIHSADPAQFWQPMDPTNERWLELKTHPNRQRGADNPAPFEQIMAEQHDVFAKHPETTFINAHMGWMANDLEAASAHLEKYPNVNFGIGAVIAEFGRQPRRAKEFFEKYQDRVLFGKDAYNKEEFYTYFRVLETEDEYFPYYKKYHAFWAMYGLGLSDEVLKKLYYKNALRIVPGMDKNVFPD, encoded by the coding sequence ATGAAGACTTCTACCCGATTTTTGATTAGTTCTTTTTTTTCACTGATATGTTGTGCTGCAATGGCTCAAGACATGAGTTTTGAAGAGTATAATCCCCCTTCCACACTCAAAGTCCCAGAGCATCCGGTGCAGCGGGCTAAGTTCCCTTTTGTGGATATTCACAGTCATCAAGGAGGGATCAACGAGCAAAGAATCGGAGAACTGATTGCGGAAATGGATGAACTCAATATGGGTGTTATGGTAAATTTGAGCGGTAGGGGTTTTGGTCGGGGAGACAGCAATGCACAGCAAGAATACATAAAGGGCATGCTGAAGGAGTTCAATGCCTATGCTCCGGGGCGGTTTATGGTATTTACCAATTTAAATTTTGCAGGGTTTGGGGATGAGAATTGGACAAGGATAGCAGTTAAGGAATTGGAGGAGGATGTAGCCGCTGGAGCAAGTGGATTGAAAATTTATAAAAGCTTGGGGTTGAATGTAACTGATATTGAGGGGAAGAGAGTGCCTGTAAATCATCCCGATTTGGATGCTGTATGGGACAAAGCCGGAGAATTGGGAATTCCCGTGATCATCCATTCAGCTGATCCTGCCCAATTCTGGCAGCCAATGGATCCTACCAATGAGCGGTGGCTGGAGCTGAAGACTCATCCAAACCGCCAACGAGGAGCTGATAATCCCGCACCCTTTGAGCAGATTATGGCTGAGCAGCACGATGTGTTTGCGAAGCATCCGGAGACGACTTTTATCAATGCGCACATGGGCTGGATGGCTAATGATCTGGAGGCAGCTTCTGCCCACTTGGAGAAATATCCGAATGTAAACTTTGGCATCGGCGCCGTGATCGCAGAGTTTGGACGGCAGCCGAGAAGAGCGAAGGAATTTTTTGAAAAATACCAAGATCGCGTACTGTTCGGAAAGGATGCTTATAACAAGGAGGAGTTTTATACTTATTTCCGTGTCCTTGAGACGGAGGATGAGTATTTTCCTTACTACAAAAAGTACCATGCTTTTTGGGCTATGTATGGTCTAGGACTATCTGATGAGGTTTTGAAGAAGTTGTATTACAAAAATGCGCTGCGGATTGTACCGGGAATGGACAAGAATGTTTTTCCGGATTGA
- a CDS encoding LytTR family DNA-binding domain-containing protein, translated as MSPIFQEKKLRIKATLKYLVVLILVLLVTIFQDYLHSRYNAYSFYASESFLFNMFWILILPVALIFKRAFTKNATLARIHVLWVKRIIFILLASFLHILLFAGMVHVVSALFYDHTFSFFANLNYTIAQDLYKYLLIYSVLALVLLRRESLKAEETAKINQLKRIIVDSGRSKNVIKTEEIYYIRAEVPYVAIHTSEKKYFQTTTLKSILERLPPEKFVRVHKSTIINLSKVVSYKSRLNGDYDIRLSNEQELRLSRNYLDNFRQRFTSHQSS; from the coding sequence ATGAGTCCGATATTCCAAGAAAAGAAGCTCAGAATAAAAGCGACACTAAAATACCTAGTCGTTCTGATTTTGGTATTGCTGGTGACGATCTTTCAGGATTATTTGCATTCACGGTACAATGCTTATTCCTTTTATGCCTCAGAATCCTTTCTTTTTAATATGTTCTGGATTCTGATTCTACCGGTGGCCCTTATCTTCAAGAGAGCCTTTACAAAGAATGCCACTCTGGCCCGAATACATGTGCTATGGGTAAAAAGGATTATTTTCATCCTCCTCGCCTCTTTTTTACACATCCTACTTTTTGCGGGGATGGTCCATGTGGTTTCTGCACTATTCTATGACCATACCTTTAGCTTTTTCGCAAACCTTAATTATACGATTGCACAGGATTTGTATAAATACTTGCTGATTTATTCGGTGCTTGCATTGGTGCTGTTGCGTAGGGAGAGCTTGAAAGCTGAAGAAACGGCTAAAATAAACCAGCTGAAACGGATAATTGTGGATTCAGGAAGGAGTAAAAATGTTATCAAAACCGAAGAGATTTATTATATCAGGGCAGAAGTACCCTACGTTGCTATTCATACTTCAGAAAAGAAATATTTCCAAACAACTACGCTCAAGTCAATTTTAGAGCGTCTACCGCCGGAGAAATTTGTAAGAGTTCACAAATCCACGATCATTAATCTCAGTAAAGTAGTGTCGTACAAATCACGCTTAAACGGTGACTATGATATCCGGCTATCCAATGAGCAGGAGCTTCGGTTGAGCAGAAATTATCTCGATAACTTCAGGCAGAGATTTACCTCACATCAATCGTCTTGA